The Herbiconiux sp. A18JL235 region GTGTGCTGCCATGGTGAACCTCGCTGTTCGGAGTGGTCCGAAGGGCGATGCTCTCGTTGGGCAGTCAGACCGTCAGACAATTACCTTCATCATGGCACCGCCGGCATCCGATGTCACGCCGGCTGGTTCTCCGGCGGCATCAGGATGCGCTTCTGACGCGGCGACATGGCCAAGAAGAGGATGCCGGCGCCAGCCACCAGCACTCCCCCGATGACGGTGAACACGCCGACCGGCGCGAGGATGGAGTCGTCCGCGCCGGACGCGCCGAGCGAGATCATGACGATGCCCGCGATGAGGCCCACCACCCCGATCGCGAGCACGATCCGGCCCGTGACGAGCAGGAGACGGTACGACTTCGCGCCGTGGAACGTCGGGCGCACACCGAAGGGCGTCCCGATGTACTGCGACCACCGCAGTCCGCTCCACCAGCGCGACGTGGCCGGGGCGATCGGATACCAGCCCGCGGGGGCGACCGTGCCACCTGGGGTACCCTCGACCTCGCCCGGGAGCGGATGCAGCGCGGGGTCGCCCGAGAAGGCGGTCGCCGATGGAGCGGGTATGCGCCGCACGGCGAAGGACTGCAGGGCGATCGCGAACCAGAGCCCCGCGAGCAGCATCATCGGGATGCCCGCGAACGACACCGACGACGCCACCAGACCGAGCAGCAGCTGCACCAGACCGAGAGCGAAGAACACCAGGGCGAAGGCGAATGCGGCGCCGGGCTGCTCCGAGGTCGCCCAGTCGATGCCGGGCCGGCCGTCCTTGATCCTCATCCCCGACCATCGTGCGCCGTCCCACCACCGCACCGGCCCATCGGCGACCGGGTACCACCCCATCGGCGGCAGTGCCGGGTCGGTCGGTGCGGGTACGGCATCCGTCGGCCCTGCGGGCGCCGTCCGCGCGACGGGCGCCGCCTGCGCGACCGGCGCCGCCTGCGCGACGGGCGCGGCCGTCTCGTGCGCGGTCCACTGCACCCCGTCCCACCAGCGAAGGCGCCCCGGCTCCCCCGCGTCGTACCACCCCGGTGCTGCAGTCACGTCGATCGGCCTCCCCGCATCCGTCACCACCATCGTGGCACCGCCCCGCGAGTCCGCAAGGAGCACGATCAGGTCACCGCACTCCCGGTCGTCAGTGCCAGGCAGGCCAGGAGGCGGCGCTGCGCTCGAGTTCCGACTCGATGAGGGCGAGGGTGTCGTAGCGGGCCGCGGCCGCGGCGAGGCGGCGGGCCTGGACGGCGTAGTCCGGCTCCCCCAGCACCTTCAGCACCGCGGCACGGATCGCCTCCGGGGTCGGAGTGCCCGTGCGCAGGTCGACACCGCTCCCCGACCAGGCGACCCGCGCGGCGACCTCGGGCTTGTCCTCCGTGTCGCCCGCCACCACGAGCGGCACCCCCTCGCCGAGCGCCTGCTGCACACCGCCGTAACCGCCGTTGGTCACCATCACCGAGCAGCGCGGCAGCAGTTCCCCGTAGGGCAGGTACGACGCCGCACGTGCATTGCCCGGCAGCGCGGTCAGTGCCGACTCCGGGCGCCCGCCGAGCGACACCACCACAATCACATCGAGGTCGGCGAGCGCCGCGAGGGTCGGTGTGACGAGCCGGTCGAAATCGCGGTTGTCGATGGTGCCCTGGGTGACGTGCACCACCGCGCGGGCGGAGTCGAGGTCACCCCACCAGTCGGGGCGCGCGGCGACGGCACCGGCCGCACCGGCCCCTGCCCCCGAGGGCATCGTTCCGACGAACGCGGTGTTGGGTGCCAGGTCGCTGCGCGGATACTCGAACTCGGCGGGGCTGAGCTGCAGGAAGCGGTCGAAGGCGCTCGAGATGTCCATGACGAACAGATCGAGCCGGTCGACACCGAGCTCGGCGAACAGCGACTGGGCGAGCCGCTGGGTCTTGCGGAACAGCACCTTCCTCGCCAGCAGGCCGAGCATCCGGTTGCGCACCCGCCCGAGCGGCGATGCGGAGGGCGGGAGCGCCGTGCCCGCCGGTGCGACGTCGCGGCTGCTCTGGGCGAGCGGCGTCACGCCGAGCGCGACCACGGGTGGCCGCGGGCCCTCGCCGAGCAGCAGCGGGGCGACCCCCGCGAAGGCGCCGTCGACCAGAACCGCGTCGGGGCGCACCTCGGCGAGCACGCGGCTCACGGCACGGTACTGGTCGGGGATGGTGCTCACGAAGATGCGCTGGATGTCGTACTGCGCCTGTGCGAGTCCGCGGTAGCGCTCGCGGTCGGGCAGATAGCTCGGCACGTCACGGTCGTCGAAGTCGGCGATGCCTTCGAGCGGCCGGAACTCTGCACCGATCCCCCGCACGCGTCCGGCGAAACGCGCACCGGTCAGCACGACGACGCGGTGGCCCCGACCCACGAGGTGAGCGGCGGCGGTGAGCATCGGTACGACGTGGCCATGGATCGGCGAACTGCAGACGAGATAAGTCGACATAACTAGGTTTTAGCACACATGTATTGATTGACGTAACGCTCTATCCAATGGCAGAGTGCCGGCATGACATTCCTCACCTGGTGGTTCCGCGTCGTCGGCCTCGTCAACATCGTGCTCGGCCTTCTCTGGATGCCCTTCCTCAACGCCGCCCGCCTCGACCTCACCGTCCCCGGCTGGGACGCCCCGATCGGCGGCACCGCCTACCGGGGCTTCCTCGACTTCACGATGCTGTTCGGGCTCGACCTGCTCATCCTCGGCGCGTTCCTCATCGCCGCGTCGTTCCGGCCCGGGCGGAGCACCGTCCTCGCCTGGCTCGCGATCACCCTCTCGGTGGTGCGCGGCATCCTCGACGACATCTACATGATCGCCGCCGGGTACCCGGTGGTCGGCATGCTCGTGTTCATCGCCCTGCACCTCGCCATCGTGGTCACAGGTCTGCTCGCCCTGCGTGCCGCCGGGCGCACGAGGGCAGCCACCCCCTAGGATCACGGCATGGCCCCCCGCAGCTACAGTTCGCCCATTCGCGAGGAAGCGTCGGCGCAGACCCGGCGCCGCATCGTGCAGGCCGCGAGCACGCTGTTCTCCCGCGACGGCTACCAGGGCACGACCATGCCGGCCATCGCGAAGGAGGCCGGCGTGTCGGTGCAGAGCGTGCACCTGGCGGGCCCGAAGAGCGCCCTGCTCATGGCGGCGTTCGAAATGGCCCTGGCGGGCGACGAGGGGACGCATCCGCTCTACGAACGCCCGGCCGTCGCCGAGATCATGGCTCTGCCGCCCGCTGAAGCGCTGCCCGCGTACACGGCCTTCCTCGCCGAGGCGAACGCCCGCACGGCCGGCGTCGACCGAGCCCTCTACGTCGCAGCCGAGACGGATGCGGGGGTCGCCGCCGCGGTCGACGACCTGAACCAGAGACGACACCGCGACCTCCGCATGGCCATCACCTGGATGCAGGCCCACGGCCTCCTGCACGGCGACGTCGACCCCGACGAGCGCGCCGAGGTGCTCACCCATCTCGTCTCCCCCGCCACGTACCGCTTCTTCGCCCGCGAGCGCGGCTGGAGCGACGACCGCTACCGCGCCTGGCTCCTCGACGCCATCACCCGCCTCGTGATGCGCGCACCCGCCTGACGGCCACCCGCTCCTAACTCATCGAGTCGAGGATGAGGGTCAGGTCGTCGAGTGACGTGCGCGGGTTGAGGATGGCGAAACGGGCGTTGGGTCGGCCGTGGTGGGCGCTCGGAGTCACGAAGGCGACCTGCTCGTCGAGGAGTCTCGACGACCACCTGCCGTAGTCGACC contains the following coding sequences:
- a CDS encoding DUF2510 domain-containing protein produces the protein MLLADSRGGATMVVTDAGRPIDVTAAPGWYDAGEPGRLRWWDGVQWTAHETAAPVAQAAPVAQAAPVARTAPAGPTDAVPAPTDPALPPMGWYPVADGPVRWWDGARWSGMRIKDGRPGIDWATSEQPGAAFAFALVFFALGLVQLLLGLVASSVSFAGIPMMLLAGLWFAIALQSFAVRRIPAPSATAFSGDPALHPLPGEVEGTPGGTVAPAGWYPIAPATSRWWSGLRWSQYIGTPFGVRPTFHGAKSYRLLLVTGRIVLAIGVVGLIAGIVMISLGASGADDSILAPVGVFTVIGGVLVAGAGILFLAMSPRQKRILMPPENQPA
- a CDS encoding nucleotide disphospho-sugar-binding domain-containing protein — encoded protein: MSTYLVCSSPIHGHVVPMLTAAAHLVGRGHRVVVLTGARFAGRVRGIGAEFRPLEGIADFDDRDVPSYLPDRERYRGLAQAQYDIQRIFVSTIPDQYRAVSRVLAEVRPDAVLVDGAFAGVAPLLLGEGPRPPVVALGVTPLAQSSRDVAPAGTALPPSASPLGRVRNRMLGLLARKVLFRKTQRLAQSLFAELGVDRLDLFVMDISSAFDRFLQLSPAEFEYPRSDLAPNTAFVGTMPSGAGAGAAGAVAARPDWWGDLDSARAVVHVTQGTIDNRDFDRLVTPTLAALADLDVIVVVSLGGRPESALTALPGNARAASYLPYGELLPRCSVMVTNGGYGGVQQALGEGVPLVVAGDTEDKPEVAARVAWSGSGVDLRTGTPTPEAIRAAVLKVLGEPDYAVQARRLAAAAARYDTLALIESELERSAASWPAWH
- a CDS encoding BphX family protein gives rise to the protein MTFLTWWFRVVGLVNIVLGLLWMPFLNAARLDLTVPGWDAPIGGTAYRGFLDFTMLFGLDLLILGAFLIAASFRPGRSTVLAWLAITLSVVRGILDDIYMIAAGYPVVGMLVFIALHLAIVVTGLLALRAAGRTRAATP
- a CDS encoding TetR/AcrR family transcriptional regulator, producing MAPRSYSSPIREEASAQTRRRIVQAASTLFSRDGYQGTTMPAIAKEAGVSVQSVHLAGPKSALLMAAFEMALAGDEGTHPLYERPAVAEIMALPPAEALPAYTAFLAEANARTAGVDRALYVAAETDAGVAAAVDDLNQRRHRDLRMAITWMQAHGLLHGDVDPDERAEVLTHLVSPATYRFFARERGWSDDRYRAWLLDAITRLVMRAPA